In Carya illinoinensis cultivar Pawnee chromosome 10, C.illinoinensisPawnee_v1, whole genome shotgun sequence, one DNA window encodes the following:
- the LOC122279344 gene encoding protein AUXIN RESPONSE 4, translating to MAIITEEQDQPQSPKRSHSQTQPRRSDKPISTPNSKSQTANPFTFWFYFTLLVSLTTLVFISLSYLSPHQDPKSWFLSLPNNLRQHYSKGRIIKVQTSPKQAPIEVFTMEHGPVGSENVVLVHGLGLSSYSFREVISILGSKGVHAVAIDLPGNGFSDKSVVELVEGGNGVFGRLLDVYDEIQEKGLFWAFDKVIETGQIPYEEIGNRVSKRKVIRPIELNPDEIGRVLGQVVETMGLAPVHLVLHDSGLGFGGNWVLENSGLVRSVTLINTDSKAVGALPLWILEIPVVREVVLGVSIVYMQFIKLCCSRGIGVSDAEAHRLLLRGRDGRRAVVGMGRKMNQSFNIAEWGGSDGLKDMPMQVLWSSDWSKEWSEEGHRVADALPQAAFATHSGGRWPHEDAADKLAESIVQFVFSLPKSVRKVEEEIIPEHIQKMFDDAKSSHDDPHHHHHHHGGHDHHDSHAHAHAAGYMDAYGLDRGWSS from the exons CAAACCCAACCACGCAGAAGTGACAAACCCATTTCAACTCCCAATTCAAAATCCCAAACTGCCAACCCCTTTACCTTCTGGTTCTACTTCACCCTGTTAGTCTCCCTCACCACCCTTGTCTTCATCTCCCTCTCTTATCTAAGCCCTCATCAAGACCCCAAGTCTTGGTTTTTAAGCCTACCTAATAATCTTCGCCAGCACTACTCAAAGGGTCGCATTATTAAGGTCCAAACAAGCCCAAAACAAGCACCCATTGAGGTTTTTACCATGGAACACGGCCCTGTTGGGTCTGAAAATGTTGTGTTAGTTCATGGTCTGGGTCTTAGTTCCTACTCCTTTCGTGAAGTTATCAGTATTTTAGGCTCAAAAGGTGTTCATGCAGTTGCTATTGATTTACCTGGAAACGGGTTTTCTGATAAGTCAGTAGTAGAGCTTGTTGAGGGAGGGAATGGGGTTTTTGGCAGGCTTTTGGATGTGTATGATGAAATCCAAGAAAAGGGTTTGTTTTGGGCATTTGATAAGGTGATTGAGACTGGGCAGATTCCTTACGAGGAAATCGGGAACCGGGTTTCAAAGAGGAAGGTCATTAGGCCAATTGAATTGAATCCTGATGAGATTGGTAGGGTGTTGGGGCAAGTGGTTGAGACAATGGGACTGGCTCCTGTGCATTTGGTTTTGCATGATTCTGGTTTGGGCTTTGGTGGTAATTGGGTTTTGGAGAATTCAGGGTTAGTGAGGAGTGTGACGCTTATTAATACTGATTCTAAAGCAGTAGGGGCATTGCCTTTGTGGATTTTAGAAATTCCAGTTGTTAGGGAGGTCGTACTGGGTGTTTCGATTGTGTATATGCAGTTTATAAAGTTGTGTTGTTCAAGGGGGATTGGTGTTTCAGATGCAGAGGCACATAGACTTCTTTTGAGGGGCAGGGATGGTAGGAGAGCAGTTGTGGGTATGGGGAGGAAGATGAATCAAAGCTTCAATATAGCTGAGTGGGGTGGTTCAGATGGTTTAAAAGATATGCCCATGCAAGTTCTTTGGTCTAGTGATTGGTCCAAAGAATGGAGTGAAGAGGGACATCGTGTTGCTGATGCACTTCCACAGGCAGCTTTTGCCACACATTCTGGTGGGCGGTGGCCTCAT GAGGATGCAGCTGATAAGCTAGCTGAAAGTATTGTTCAATTTGTTTTCTCATTACCCAAATCTGTCAGAAAAGTTGAGGAAGAGATTATCCCGGAACATATTCAGAAGATGTTTGATGATGCAAAAAGCAGTCATGATGATCCCCATCACCATCACCATCACCATGGTGGCCATGACCACCATGATAGTCATGCTCATGCTCATGCCGCTGGTTACATGGATGCATATGGGCTTGATCGCGGATGGTCAAGTTGA